In a single window of the Thermofilum uzonense genome:
- the mcm gene encoding minichromosome maintenance protein MCM gives MAGQVIVQSIPLVERLTEFLKDFRAPDGREKYREMIRRMSAENSVSLVVDFEDILLYDKTLADTLTETPSVFLEAASKAVYEVMSVENPEYAQRVRDFHVRIRKLPEALHVKIRDVRAKHLGKLLAIEGIVTKISPVKHELIVGVFRCKTCGHEQEVKQESEGFTKPTVCPRCEEEGRRSQGFTLVIEKSKFVDIQKFVLQEKPEELPPGQLPRSIDVVVREDLADIVRPGDRATVIGFMRVEEDKKLLKNTPPIFHPYIEANYIEVATKESLDVEITPEDEKKILELSRREDIEELILNSIAPSIYGYKEIKRAVALLLFGGVPKIYPDGVRVRGDIHILLIGDPGTAKSQILRYVASLAPRGIYTSGKGASAAGLTAAVVREKNSGEFYLEAGALVLADGGVACIDEFDKMEARDRVSIHEAMEQQTVSIAKAGIVATLNARASILAAANPVFGRYIPGKNISENIDLPVTILSRFDLIFVIKDTPNRERDRELAQYVVDFHGETYPEALSHTVPADLLKKYVAYARKNIRPKLSAEAKSKIVEYYVAMRSKSEDPNSPIAITPRQLEALIRLAEARARLHLRPVVIEEDAETAIELMEFFLRNVGIDTQTKTIDIDTIMTGQPKSKREKIITILDTIRHLVKENNGECVEIKTVIEELTSRGIDESMVREVIESFVREGELMTPRRECIKPVNI, from the coding sequence ATGGCGGGGCAGGTCATTGTTCAAAGCATACCGCTCGTCGAGAGGCTAACAGAGTTTCTCAAGGATTTTCGTGCACCTGACGGCCGTGAAAAATACAGGGAAATGATAAGGCGGATGAGCGCCGAGAACAGCGTCTCTCTAGTCGTCGACTTTGAGGACATATTACTGTATGATAAGACGCTAGCAGACACCCTAACAGAAACACCTTCAGTCTTCCTGGAAGCAGCTTCAAAAGCTGTCTACGAGGTAATGAGCGTAGAGAACCCGGAGTACGCCCAGAGGGTACGAGATTTCCATGTGAGGATCCGGAAACTCCCGGAGGCCCTTCACGTCAAGATAAGGGATGTGAGAGCAAAGCACCTGGGCAAGCTCCTGGCGATAGAGGGTATTGTAACGAAGATTTCTCCAGTAAAACACGAGCTGATAGTGGGCGTCTTCAGGTGTAAGACTTGTGGCCATGAGCAGGAGGTAAAGCAGGAATCCGAGGGGTTTACAAAGCCTACTGTCTGCCCGAGATGCGAAGAGGAGGGCAGGAGGTCTCAGGGCTTCACTCTAGTGATAGAGAAGAGTAAGTTCGTGGATATACAGAAGTTCGTCCTACAGGAGAAGCCTGAAGAGCTACCACCTGGCCAGCTTCCAAGATCAATCGATGTTGTAGTTAGGGAGGATCTAGCGGATATCGTGCGTCCAGGAGACAGAGCGACTGTTATCGGTTTTATGAGGGTGGAGGAGGACAAGAAGCTATTAAAGAACACTCCACCAATCTTCCACCCATACATAGAGGCTAACTACATCGAGGTTGCCACGAAGGAGTCCCTTGACGTAGAGATCACGCCCGAGGATGAAAAGAAGATTCTGGAGCTCTCGCGTCGTGAAGATATTGAAGAGCTAATCCTGAACTCCATAGCTCCATCGATTTACGGGTATAAGGAGATCAAGAGGGCGGTAGCCTTATTGCTCTTCGGCGGTGTCCCGAAAATATACCCTGACGGCGTGAGAGTTAGGGGGGATATACACATCCTGCTAATCGGTGACCCGGGAACTGCTAAGAGTCAAATACTCAGGTACGTCGCCTCCCTAGCCCCTCGAGGCATATACACGTCCGGCAAGGGGGCATCCGCCGCCGGACTGACGGCGGCAGTGGTTCGTGAGAAGAATTCCGGCGAGTTCTACCTCGAGGCCGGTGCTCTAGTACTTGCAGATGGTGGTGTAGCATGTATAGACGAGTTCGACAAGATGGAGGCTAGGGACAGGGTAAGTATACACGAGGCCATGGAGCAGCAAACGGTTAGTATAGCCAAAGCAGGCATAGTCGCTACCTTAAACGCGAGGGCGTCCATCCTCGCAGCCGCCAACCCCGTGTTCGGGAGATATATTCCGGGCAAGAATATCTCCGAGAATATAGACCTCCCTGTAACAATACTTTCTAGATTCGACCTTATATTTGTGATAAAAGATACTCCTAACAGGGAGAGGGACAGGGAGCTTGCACAGTATGTCGTGGACTTCCATGGCGAGACGTATCCCGAGGCTCTCAGCCATACAGTTCCAGCCGATCTTTTGAAAAAGTACGTAGCCTATGCGAGGAAGAACATCCGACCCAAGCTCTCCGCAGAAGCTAAAAGCAAGATAGTTGAGTACTATGTAGCGATGAGGTCTAAAAGCGAGGATCCAAACTCTCCCATCGCGATAACTCCACGCCAGCTAGAAGCCCTAATAAGACTCGCCGAGGCGAGGGCCAGGCTACACCTCCGCCCCGTTGTCATCGAGGAAGACGCTGAGACAGCGATAGAGCTCATGGAGTTCTTCCTCAGGAACGTTGGCATTGATACCCAAACAAAGACAATAGACATCGACACCATAATGACGGGTCAGCCTAAGTCGAAACGTGAGAAGATAATAACGATCTTGGACACTATACGCCATCTCGTCAAGGAGAACAACGGGGAATGCGTTGAGATCAAGACTGTCATAGAAGAGCTTACATCAAGAGGGATCGATGAAAGCATGGTTAGAGAGGTTATCGAGAGCTTCGTAAGGGAGGGTGAACTCATGACTCCAAGAAGAGAGTGCATAAAACCCGTTAATATTTAA
- a CDS encoding DEAD/DEAH box helicase, translating into MAYYSTDILAKFFPRNILETLKNRLGITQLYPTQYEAVRQGALEGKDLVIAAPTASGKTLVAELTILKRLLEGGKALYMVPLRALASEKYEEFKNFFGVFGYKTAISTGDFDSDDAWLGKYDVIVTTNEKADSLLRHKAPWFDKVSVIVADEIHLLGSDRRGATLEVLLTRTKLMPERPQLLGLSATIGNLEELTEWLGARPVRVDWRPVPLREGVYYNGEIFYNDGQSVSLENHGAPLFDLAYDTLKEDGQLLVFSPTRRSAVSDARKLSAITSKFISPGELKVIRENIRRLKSEHSDKVTLQLLELLQKGVAFHHAGLASEARSTVERMFRDRILKVIVATPTLAAGVNLPARRVVVTDYRRFNVELGYYERIPVMEYKQMAGRAGRPRYDKEGESVLIARSLQELEFLFKEYVEAEPENLSSQLASEPVLRSHLLSVIATSELVRSLDSLGRFLLNTFYSYQNRDYFFVIERAKKILNRLAQAGFLEVRGDKLEPTQLGIRVAELYIDPETAVTGLDFFKKVDQASTLSYLYLIASTPDASTIHLRRGDEEWLEDILKSSSLGPVARPPEDEIEYEFFLQRLKTALLLEDWINEVPEEHIVEKYDVGPGDIYSLIQTAEWVAFALSEIAKLTGFNEHSVRLAVLSKRIEHGVKEELLELVSLRGIGRVRARSLYSHGYKSLIDLVTAREEDLAMIPGIGRALARSIKKQLSSEAEESHEEEEKIQELPEQGLDAYF; encoded by the coding sequence ATGGCTTACTACAGCACCGACATACTTGCAAAGTTTTTTCCCAGAAACATACTTGAGACCCTTAAGAACCGTTTAGGCATAACGCAGCTCTACCCGACCCAGTACGAGGCAGTTAGACAGGGAGCCCTTGAAGGCAAGGACCTTGTAATCGCAGCTCCCACAGCATCTGGCAAGACTTTGGTTGCAGAGTTAACCATCCTGAAGAGGCTTCTAGAGGGGGGTAAAGCCCTATACATGGTTCCGCTTCGCGCCTTAGCCTCAGAAAAGTACGAGGAGTTCAAAAACTTCTTCGGTGTCTTCGGCTATAAGACAGCTATAAGCACGGGTGACTTTGACAGCGACGATGCATGGCTTGGAAAGTACGACGTCATAGTCACGACGAACGAGAAAGCGGACAGCCTCCTACGCCACAAGGCCCCCTGGTTCGACAAGGTATCGGTTATAGTTGCTGACGAGATACATCTCCTTGGTTCCGATAGGCGTGGCGCAACGCTCGAGGTACTGTTAACACGTACAAAGCTTATGCCTGAAAGGCCCCAGCTGCTCGGCCTCAGCGCTACCATAGGCAATCTCGAAGAACTTACCGAGTGGCTTGGAGCCAGGCCTGTTAGGGTTGACTGGCGACCCGTTCCTCTACGTGAGGGCGTGTATTACAACGGAGAGATTTTCTACAACGATGGACAATCCGTTTCCCTTGAGAACCATGGAGCCCCGCTTTTCGACCTAGCTTATGACACCCTTAAGGAAGACGGGCAGCTCCTCGTGTTCAGCCCTACACGAAGGTCGGCTGTGAGTGACGCGCGGAAACTCTCCGCGATTACAAGTAAATTCATATCGCCGGGGGAACTCAAGGTGATACGGGAGAACATAAGGAGGCTTAAGTCAGAGCACAGCGACAAAGTGACCCTTCAACTCTTAGAGCTTCTCCAAAAGGGTGTGGCCTTCCACCATGCAGGCCTAGCCTCAGAGGCTAGGAGTACCGTTGAAAGAATGTTCCGGGATAGGATTCTCAAGGTAATCGTTGCCACGCCAACCCTGGCCGCGGGGGTGAACCTTCCCGCCAGGCGGGTAGTGGTCACTGATTATAGGAGGTTCAATGTAGAGCTGGGATATTACGAGAGGATACCTGTAATGGAGTATAAACAGATGGCGGGCAGGGCTGGGAGGCCGCGCTATGACAAAGAAGGGGAATCCGTGCTGATAGCTCGCTCACTCCAGGAGCTCGAGTTCCTATTCAAGGAATATGTAGAGGCAGAACCCGAGAACCTCTCCTCCCAGCTGGCTTCAGAGCCTGTGCTTCGATCACACCTCTTGTCAGTCATAGCCACGAGTGAATTAGTGAGGAGTCTCGACTCGCTAGGGCGTTTCCTCTTGAACACCTTCTACTCCTACCAAAACAGGGACTACTTCTTCGTGATCGAAAGAGCGAAAAAAATCCTGAATAGATTGGCGCAGGCAGGCTTCCTTGAGGTTAGGGGGGATAAGCTTGAACCAACGCAGCTTGGAATTAGAGTCGCCGAACTCTACATAGACCCTGAGACGGCCGTGACAGGCTTAGACTTCTTCAAAAAGGTGGATCAAGCCTCAACGCTGTCGTATCTATACCTTATAGCCTCTACCCCGGATGCCTCAACGATACATCTAAGGAGAGGGGATGAGGAGTGGCTTGAAGACATCCTTAAAAGCTCGAGCCTAGGACCCGTGGCTCGACCACCAGAGGACGAGATTGAGTACGAATTCTTCCTACAACGCTTAAAAACGGCCCTGCTCCTAGAGGACTGGATAAACGAGGTTCCAGAGGAACATATAGTTGAGAAATACGATGTTGGTCCGGGAGACATCTACTCCTTGATACAGACAGCTGAATGGGTCGCCTTTGCCCTCTCTGAGATAGCCAAGCTCACAGGCTTCAACGAGCACTCGGTTAGGCTCGCCGTACTAAGTAAACGGATAGAGCACGGCGTAAAGGAGGAGCTTCTCGAGCTAGTATCGCTGAGAGGCATAGGTAGGGTCAGGGCTAGGAGCCTCTACTCCCACGGCTACAAGTCCCTGATAGACCTGGTTACAGCACGGGAAGAAGACCTGGCAATGATTCCAGGAATAGGTAGAGCCCTCGCTAGATCAATAAAGAAGCAGTTGTCCTCCGAAGCCGAGGAATCTCATGAAGAGGAAGAGAAAATACAAGAGTTGCCAGAGCAAGGCCTTGACGCCTACTTTTAA
- a CDS encoding SDR family oxidoreductase gives MERFKGKVAIVTGGARGIGAAITHRLGSEGAQVAIFDIDAEAGKRRLTELRERGVDAILVQGDVSREGDVKRCVSQVVETFGKINVLVNNAGIGFSGKPIFEQSLEEWNRVISVNLTGPYLFAKHAAEVMVKSGGGVIVNIASTRALQSEPNTEPYSASKGGLLALTHSLAVSLAPYRIRVIAVSPGWIDTAGRVVPPHKSQLTTLDHEQHPAGRVGTPEDVAALVAFLASDEAGFITGTNVIIDGGMTVKMLYLDDKIVADSLFHLTGDREFSELVRKAVLAGSLERVKKVLKSALEEGF, from the coding sequence GTGGAACGATTCAAAGGTAAGGTCGCCATAGTAACGGGGGGAGCGAGAGGCATAGGAGCCGCTATAACACACAGGCTCGGGAGCGAGGGGGCCCAGGTAGCGATCTTCGACATTGATGCAGAGGCAGGAAAGAGGAGACTCACCGAGTTAAGAGAGCGGGGAGTCGATGCAATCCTAGTACAGGGCGATGTTTCGAGAGAGGGGGACGTCAAGCGATGTGTCTCTCAAGTTGTGGAGACCTTCGGCAAAATCAACGTCCTAGTTAACAACGCGGGTATTGGATTCTCGGGCAAGCCGATATTCGAACAAAGCCTCGAGGAATGGAATAGGGTTATCTCAGTGAACCTCACGGGGCCTTATCTCTTCGCCAAGCACGCCGCGGAGGTCATGGTAAAGAGCGGGGGAGGAGTAATAGTCAACATCGCGAGTACCCGTGCACTGCAGTCTGAGCCTAACACGGAGCCGTACTCGGCGTCTAAAGGCGGGCTTCTGGCGTTGACTCACTCGCTTGCCGTTAGTCTGGCACCGTACAGGATAAGGGTCATAGCCGTGTCTCCTGGGTGGATCGACACCGCAGGGCGGGTCGTGCCTCCCCATAAGTCACAGTTGACGACACTGGATCACGAGCAACATCCAGCGGGTAGGGTTGGGACGCCAGAGGACGTTGCCGCTCTCGTAGCATTCCTTGCGTCCGATGAAGCCGGTTTCATCACGGGCACGAACGTCATTATAGACGGGGGAATGACTGTGAAGATGCTGTACCTCGACGATAAAATCGTGGCTGATAGTCTTTTCCATCTGACAGGTGACAGGGAGTTTTCGGAGCTTGTGAGAAAAGCTGTCTTAGCAGGCTCCCTAGAAAGAGTTAAGAAGGTTCTTAAAAGCGCACTGGAGGAAGGTTTTTGA
- the infB gene encoding translation initiation factor IF-2, which produces MGMQTTGQQDTYIRAPIVVVLGHVDAGKTTLLDKIRGTAVAKREPGTMTQHIGASFLPWKALEEISGPLLSQIKVEIKIPGFLVIDTPGHEAFSNLRVRGGSIADIAILVVDVQRGLEQQTFEAIDILRSKRVPFIVAVNKIDKIPGWKSFPNKPFVESVKMQDEATVLKLEELLSYIIEQFNSLGFRADRYDRIKDFTRVLALVPVSALTGEGMPDLLLVLAGLSQRFLLKRLVARVAPARGVVLELKEEVGFGTTATVIVYDGVLKKGDLIVVGGIEKPITTRVRLLLMPKPLDEMRSPEDRFIEIDRISAAAGVKVIADGLEGSIPGAPLIVAASEDEISRILEEVQAEVQATRFQSDIAGVVVKADTLGTLEALVGYLKKNNLPVRLADVGPVVRRDVFEASLVKNIDAKYAAILAFNVKVTPEAREEAAQKGVQIFTERILYRLVENFLKWFEEQRALERRRIFEKVTPPAVVQILPGYVFRRRDPIIVGVRVVCGRLRPGIKLITGDGKEIGDIMQIREHENVLETAEEGSEVAISIRSKAIVGRQVEEGDYLYSDVPLEEINLLLEKYGDELTEKEKEYLRKLLRFRLKFSNRIEYP; this is translated from the coding sequence ATGGGGATGCAGACTACTGGCCAGCAGGACACTTATATTAGAGCTCCTATCGTAGTCGTTCTAGGTCACGTCGACGCCGGGAAGACTACGCTTCTAGACAAGATCAGGGGGACGGCTGTAGCCAAGCGCGAGCCTGGCACCATGACGCAACACATTGGTGCTTCCTTCCTACCATGGAAAGCCTTGGAGGAGATATCGGGGCCGCTTCTAAGCCAGATTAAAGTCGAGATAAAGATCCCTGGTTTCCTCGTCATCGATACCCCTGGACATGAAGCTTTTTCAAACCTGAGAGTTAGGGGTGGCAGTATTGCCGACATCGCCATCCTAGTAGTGGATGTACAAAGGGGCCTCGAGCAGCAGACCTTCGAGGCTATAGATATTCTAAGGAGTAAGAGGGTTCCATTTATCGTCGCGGTAAACAAGATAGATAAAATACCGGGCTGGAAGAGCTTCCCAAACAAGCCTTTTGTCGAGTCAGTTAAAATGCAGGACGAGGCTACCGTTTTAAAGCTGGAAGAGCTCCTGTCATATATTATTGAGCAGTTTAACTCGCTAGGATTCCGCGCTGACCGCTATGACAGGATAAAGGACTTTACCAGGGTTCTTGCGCTTGTACCTGTAAGCGCGCTTACAGGAGAAGGTATGCCTGACCTCCTATTAGTCCTTGCAGGCCTGTCACAAAGATTCCTTTTGAAGCGGCTTGTCGCTCGTGTAGCTCCCGCCCGTGGGGTAGTACTGGAGCTAAAAGAGGAGGTGGGTTTTGGAACTACTGCAACTGTAATCGTGTACGACGGTGTCTTGAAGAAGGGGGATCTGATCGTTGTGGGTGGAATCGAGAAGCCTATCACGACACGCGTGAGACTACTCTTAATGCCTAAACCCCTCGACGAAATGCGTTCACCCGAGGATCGGTTCATAGAGATTGACAGGATATCCGCAGCGGCGGGCGTGAAAGTCATAGCTGATGGGCTTGAAGGCAGTATTCCAGGAGCCCCCTTAATAGTAGCAGCCAGCGAGGATGAAATTAGCAGAATACTCGAAGAAGTCCAGGCCGAGGTTCAAGCGACACGGTTCCAGAGCGACATTGCCGGTGTAGTGGTTAAGGCTGATACTCTGGGGACACTTGAGGCCCTGGTGGGATACCTCAAGAAGAACAATCTCCCTGTACGACTAGCAGATGTAGGCCCTGTTGTTAGACGTGATGTTTTCGAGGCGAGCCTGGTAAAGAACATTGACGCAAAGTATGCAGCAATATTAGCTTTTAACGTCAAGGTGACGCCTGAAGCAAGGGAGGAGGCTGCCCAGAAGGGAGTACAGATATTCACGGAGCGAATACTCTACAGGCTAGTCGAGAACTTCCTTAAATGGTTCGAGGAGCAGAGAGCATTAGAGAGGAGGAGGATATTCGAGAAGGTCACGCCACCAGCTGTTGTGCAGATACTTCCCGGATATGTTTTCAGGCGTCGAGACCCGATCATTGTGGGAGTACGCGTCGTATGCGGTAGGCTCCGCCCAGGGATTAAGCTGATCACGGGGGATGGAAAAGAAATAGGGGATATCATGCAGATACGAGAGCATGAAAACGTGCTTGAAACCGCCGAGGAGGGCTCGGAGGTCGCCATTTCTATTAGAAGCAAGGCGATTGTCGGCAGGCAGGTTGAGGAGGGCGACTACCTGTACTCAGATGTCCCCCTGGAGGAGATAAACCTGCTTCTAGAAAAATACGGTGATGAGCTTACAGAGAAGGAGAAGGAGTACCTTAGAAAACTCCTGAGGTTTAGACTGAAGTTCTCTAACAGGATAGAGTACCCGTAG
- a CDS encoding 50S ribosomal protein L24e, producing MPRMLTCSFCKKPIKPGEGLMYVRIDGTVERYCSSKCFKSALKLHRNPRRTKWVVKKNA from the coding sequence ATGCCGCGAATGCTGACCTGCAGCTTTTGCAAGAAGCCTATAAAGCCGGGAGAAGGCTTGATGTACGTGCGAATAGACGGCACCGTTGAGCGGTATTGCTCCTCTAAGTGTTTCAAGAGCGCGTTGAAGCTCCACAGGAATCCTAGGAGGACAAAATGGGTCGTAAAAAAGAACGCCTAG
- the dnaG gene encoding DNA primase DnaG yields the protein MGGLPVSAKYVVKARITVSGIVEKHDIIGAIFGQSEGILGRELDLRELQKVGRIGRIEVATRESDGKLIAEVEIPSNLDMAETAIIAATIETIDKVGPYNASAEIIAIEDVRAEKRRKIIERAVELYRKLAETVPESRELVEEVLEKVRTAELVEWGESKLPAGPDVDTSDTLILVEGRADVINLLKHGYRNVIAIGGAMIPRGLKELCKGKKEVILFVDGDRGGELIARNVLNVLDVDYIARAPPGREVEELTGKEIARALQNKIPAGAFLESIEKEKKQQKEVKAEVVIPPSKLIKFSRNNPSVVQEVALPSQVIEKIEQLKGTLEAVIYDSDWREIAHVPVKELVDRLKELDGVAHVVLDGIITQRLVDTAFAKNIKTLIGVRVGEIIRKPEDLVITTFQNVKPLENPQTTQGGENQQDEQQQ from the coding sequence ATGGGTGGTTTACCCGTTTCAGCAAAGTATGTAGTGAAGGCTAGGATAACAGTGTCTGGGATAGTTGAAAAGCACGACATAATAGGTGCTATCTTTGGGCAGAGCGAGGGAATTCTGGGACGTGAACTTGACCTGCGAGAGCTTCAGAAAGTCGGGAGGATCGGCAGGATCGAGGTTGCTACTCGGGAGAGCGACGGGAAGCTTATAGCAGAGGTGGAGATCCCCTCCAACCTTGACATGGCCGAGACTGCTATTATAGCGGCTACGATAGAGACCATTGACAAGGTCGGGCCTTACAACGCCTCAGCCGAGATTATAGCGATCGAGGATGTAAGGGCTGAGAAGAGGAGGAAGATTATAGAGAGGGCTGTTGAACTATACCGGAAGCTTGCGGAGACTGTTCCAGAATCAAGGGAGCTTGTCGAGGAGGTCCTCGAGAAAGTCAGGACAGCAGAGCTCGTCGAGTGGGGTGAAAGCAAACTTCCCGCTGGCCCTGATGTTGACACGTCTGACACGCTTATACTGGTCGAGGGGCGCGCAGACGTAATCAACCTATTAAAGCATGGCTATAGGAACGTGATCGCTATAGGCGGTGCAATGATTCCTAGGGGGCTGAAAGAGCTCTGTAAAGGTAAGAAGGAAGTCATTCTCTTTGTCGACGGCGACAGGGGTGGCGAACTGATAGCCCGGAACGTCTTAAACGTTTTAGACGTTGACTATATTGCTAGGGCGCCTCCAGGCAGGGAGGTCGAGGAACTCACAGGCAAGGAGATAGCTAGAGCGCTCCAAAACAAGATACCCGCGGGAGCCTTCCTCGAGTCGATTGAGAAAGAGAAGAAACAGCAGAAAGAGGTCAAGGCTGAGGTAGTAATACCCCCCTCAAAACTGATAAAGTTTTCACGCAATAATCCGAGCGTGGTACAGGAGGTTGCTTTGCCGAGCCAAGTCATTGAGAAGATAGAGCAGCTCAAGGGGACTCTCGAGGCCGTAATATATGATTCCGATTGGCGGGAGATTGCACACGTACCTGTCAAGGAGCTCGTAGATAGGCTCAAGGAGCTCGACGGAGTTGCCCACGTCGTTCTGGACGGTATAATAACTCAGAGGCTTGTGGACACTGCTTTCGCGAAAAATATCAAGACCTTAATCGGGGTAAGGGTGGGCGAAATAATCCGGAAGCCGGAAGATCTTGTCATTACAACGTTCCAGAACGTAAAACCCCTCGAGAACCCTCAGACTACACAGGGAGGAGAAAATCAACAGGACGAACAACAGCAATAA
- a CDS encoding HD domain-containing protein yields MRPVKEIFDEIHGFIDLYQTEVEVLENCALTRLRHVLQLGPAYNVYPSATHTRYAHSLGTMLLADKLYSGAVSEPEQEERRVIRLAGLLHDVGHLPFSHALPGDHEALGIKIIKQYLADDLASYLETIIDVLKGRHELSPIISGEVDADRLDYLIRDAHHLGLPYKGVDLERVIRHARLVKLGSRWVMAFSEGSEVAVEALIITRLELFRRVYYHKHVTALEALLAKIYNNMIEENLLEPPSEIIASGEWCFFDDCFLLEKIKGLSRRGGWLGEASRMFLHGEIPVLVAEVHLPSSSHQDVTGELLEASAECGIPQEWVIVHIPKLIPVKDPDSLLIIRGDRLESIMNVNGSLLKALKDFAYSPVRVYTRREHAKRLRECIQPRLARLKP; encoded by the coding sequence ATGCGACCCGTTAAGGAGATTTTCGACGAGATACATGGCTTCATAGACCTCTACCAGACAGAGGTGGAAGTTCTCGAAAACTGCGCCTTAACCCGTCTCCGCCACGTACTACAGCTTGGCCCTGCTTACAATGTGTACCCCTCCGCTACTCACACCCGTTATGCCCACTCCCTGGGAACAATGCTTCTGGCAGATAAGCTGTACTCTGGCGCGGTTAGCGAGCCGGAGCAAGAGGAGAGACGGGTGATCCGGCTAGCAGGGCTTCTACACGATGTTGGCCACCTGCCCTTCTCACATGCTTTACCCGGCGACCACGAGGCTCTCGGGATCAAGATTATCAAACAGTATCTCGCGGATGACCTTGCAAGTTACCTTGAAACCATCATAGATGTTCTAAAGGGACGACACGAGCTAAGCCCTATCATTTCAGGCGAGGTTGATGCTGACAGGTTAGACTATCTTATACGTGATGCACACCATTTAGGCCTGCCCTACAAGGGGGTTGACCTAGAGAGGGTTATCAGACACGCTCGGCTTGTGAAGTTGGGCAGCAGATGGGTGATGGCCTTCAGCGAAGGCTCAGAAGTCGCCGTAGAGGCGCTCATCATTACTAGGCTCGAGCTTTTCAGACGAGTTTACTACCACAAGCATGTTACAGCCTTAGAAGCCCTCCTCGCTAAAATTTACAACAACATGATTGAAGAGAACTTATTAGAACCCCCATCCGAGATCATTGCTAGCGGGGAATGGTGCTTCTTCGACGACTGCTTCTTACTCGAAAAGATCAAGGGCCTCTCAAGGCGGGGAGGGTGGCTGGGCGAGGCCTCCCGCATGTTTTTACACGGAGAGATCCCAGTCCTTGTCGCCGAAGTTCATCTTCCGTCAAGTTCACATCAAGACGTTACTGGCGAGCTTCTGGAAGCCTCAGCCGAGTGCGGTATTCCTCAAGAATGGGTTATCGTGCACATCCCAAAGCTCATCCCTGTAAAGGATCCGGACAGCCTGCTGATCATACGCGGGGACAGACTCGAGAGCATCATGAACGTCAACGGAAGCCTGTTAAAGGCTCTCAAGGACTTTGCATATTCTCCTGTAAGGGTTTACACGAGGCGAGAACATGCTAAGAGGCTTAGGGAGTGTATTCAGCCCAGGCTAGCCCGCCTTAAGCCGTAA